The Pseudomonadota bacterium genome window below encodes:
- the rsxE gene encoding electron transport complex subunit RsxE: MATDKSNFQLVISGILNENPIFRLVLSMCPAVGISTTVMNGFLLGIAVLFVQVFSSVTISLIKDLIHPRIRIPTYTLTIATWVTIIDMVLAAYLPEAYAKMGIFVKLIVAFAIITMRLEMFACKESVTASFWDGLGMGFGFLFGMMALGFVRELLGLGTLLGYDVLGFKPLLFFVLPFAGFFVVGLMMAFFNYIEIVYKRAREKRVEI; encoded by the coding sequence GTGGCTACTGACAAATCAAATTTCCAGCTGGTAATAAGCGGCATATTAAACGAGAACCCGATCTTTCGGCTGGTTCTCTCGATGTGCCCGGCGGTCGGGATCAGCACGACGGTGATGAACGGCTTTCTGCTCGGCATTGCCGTGCTCTTTGTTCAGGTCTTTTCCAGCGTCACCATTTCCCTGATCAAGGACCTGATTCATCCGCGCATCAGGATCCCCACCTATACCCTGACTATTGCCACCTGGGTGACGATCATCGACATGGTGCTGGCCGCCTACCTCCCTGAAGCGTACGCCAAGATGGGTATCTTCGTGAAGCTGATCGTCGCCTTCGCCATTATCACCATGCGGCTTGAGATGTTTGCCTGCAAGGAGAGTGTGACCGCTTCCTTCTGGGATGGTCTCGGCATGGGATTTGGCTTTCTGTTCGGAATGATGGCCCTCGGTTTTGTCCGGGAGCTGCTCGGTCTCGGTACTTTGCTGGGCTATGATGTCCTCGGTTTCAAACCTCTGTTGTTCTTTGTCCTGCCATTTGCCGGTTTTTTTGTTGTCGGTCTGATGATGGCATTTTTCAACTATATCGAGATCGTTTATAAACGAGCCAGAGAAAAAAGGGTTGAGATATGA
- a CDS encoding RnfABCDGE type electron transport complex subunit D translates to MLRGLWKVSVSPHVRSNESVEKIMWTVVACLVPPLVLSVFIFGIQTLIITVVSVISCVAVEAISQKCLGRKITVRDGSAVITGMLIAFVIPPGVNYLLPVLGAVMAIYIGKHLLGGIGYNIFNPALLARAFMVATFPVAMTSAWLPPLQDMAIFSYLGTPLDAITTATPLALIKEQGMAAFTAQYGAAPNFYTDFFLGWRPGCIGETSGLLIVLGGLYLLYRGYITWHIPVSVIGSVALLSWAFGGETLFSGDPILAVLSGGILLGAFFMANDYVTCPTNKKGQLIYGIGIGVLTVLIRLKGGYPEGICYAILLMNPVSSVFDNWFKPQRFAPPLPLQGGEK, encoded by the coding sequence TTGCTGAGGGGATTATGGAAGGTTTCCGTTTCCCCCCACGTTCGGAGCAACGAGTCGGTTGAGAAGATCATGTGGACCGTGGTGGCCTGCCTGGTACCGCCTCTAGTTCTGTCGGTGTTCATTTTCGGGATTCAGACCCTGATCATCACCGTGGTGAGCGTGATCAGCTGTGTGGCGGTTGAAGCTATCAGCCAGAAATGCCTTGGCCGCAAGATCACGGTCCGGGATGGCAGTGCGGTGATCACCGGCATGCTGATCGCTTTTGTGATCCCGCCCGGAGTTAACTATCTGCTGCCGGTACTGGGCGCCGTAATGGCGATCTACATCGGCAAACATCTGCTGGGCGGGATCGGCTACAATATCTTTAATCCGGCCTTGCTGGCCCGGGCTTTTATGGTTGCCACCTTCCCGGTCGCCATGACTTCGGCCTGGCTACCGCCGCTGCAGGATATGGCGATCTTTTCCTATCTTGGCACGCCGCTTGATGCTATCACAACTGCCACGCCACTGGCCCTTATCAAGGAACAGGGAATGGCCGCCTTCACCGCCCAGTATGGCGCGGCGCCCAATTTCTACACCGATTTTTTTCTGGGCTGGCGTCCCGGCTGTATCGGCGAGACTTCCGGTCTGCTGATCGTTCTTGGCGGCCTCTATCTGCTTTATCGTGGTTATATCACCTGGCATATTCCGGTTTCGGTTATCGGCAGTGTAGCCCTGCTGTCCTGGGCTTTCGGCGGCGAGACCCTGTTTAGTGGCGATCCGATCCTGGCCGTTCTTTCCGGTGGTATCCTGCTGGGTGCTTTTTTCATGGCCAATGATTATGTTACCTGTCCGACCAACAAGAAGGGTCAGCTGATTTATGGGATTGGTATCGGGGTTCTTACTGTGCTGATCCGTCTCAAGGGCGGCTATCCAGAGGGGATCTGTTATGCGATCCTTCTGATGAATCCGGTAAGTTCGGTTTTCGATAACTGGTTCAAACCCCAGCGTTTCGCGCCGCCGCTTCCCCTGCAGGGAGGTGAGAAATGA
- the gdhA gene encoding NADP-specific glutamate dehydrogenase: MQSVKEFMAGVIRKNPGELEFHQAVEEVLQSVTPYLKKNPQYAKAKVLDRMIIPERTVIFRVPWIDDKQEVQVNTGYRIEMNSAIGPYKGGLRFHPSVNLGILKFLAFEQVFKNSLTTLPMGGGKGGSDFDPKGKSDMEVMKFCQSFMSELFRHIGANTDVPAGDIGVGSREIGYMFGQYKKLKNEFTGVLTGKGVNWGGSLIRPEATGYGCVYFVHEMLKTRGQDFGGKVCTVSGSGNVAQYTVEKLLELGAKVVTLSDSNGFIHKPDGLTEKDLQYVIELKNVKRGRISECAKALKGCKYIEGKRPWSVPCDIAFPSATQNEIDEKDAQTLVKNGCLAIGEGANMPTVPDGVKVFQKAKILYAPGKAANAGGVSTSGLEMSQNSIRSAWTREEVDQKLRQIKINIHESCVKYGKQKDGYINYVDGANIAGFVKVADAMLDQGVV; the protein is encoded by the coding sequence ATGCAGAGCGTAAAAGAATTTATGGCTGGAGTTATTCGTAAAAACCCCGGTGAACTGGAATTTCACCAGGCGGTTGAAGAAGTGCTTCAATCGGTTACCCCGTATTTGAAAAAAAACCCCCAATATGCGAAAGCTAAAGTTTTAGACAGAATGATTATCCCGGAACGGACTGTTATTTTCAGGGTACCCTGGATTGATGACAAACAAGAGGTTCAAGTAAATACCGGGTACCGAATTGAGATGAACAGCGCTATCGGTCCTTATAAAGGTGGGTTGCGGTTCCACCCCAGCGTCAACCTTGGCATCCTTAAATTTCTGGCATTTGAACAGGTATTCAAAAACAGCCTGACCACGTTACCGATGGGCGGCGGCAAAGGCGGCTCTGATTTCGATCCTAAGGGGAAATCAGACATGGAGGTCATGAAATTCTGCCAGAGTTTCATGTCCGAACTTTTCAGGCATATCGGTGCAAACACGGATGTCCCGGCCGGCGATATAGGCGTTGGATCACGCGAGATTGGCTACATGTTCGGTCAGTACAAAAAACTCAAAAACGAGTTTACCGGCGTACTTACCGGCAAGGGTGTTAACTGGGGCGGCAGCCTGATCCGACCCGAAGCCACAGGTTACGGCTGCGTTTATTTTGTCCATGAAATGCTGAAAACCAGGGGACAAGATTTTGGCGGAAAAGTATGCACAGTATCAGGTTCCGGTAATGTGGCGCAGTATACCGTTGAAAAACTTCTCGAACTTGGCGCCAAGGTGGTAACGCTGTCTGACTCTAACGGTTTTATCCATAAACCCGATGGTCTGACCGAAAAAGACCTCCAGTATGTAATTGAACTTAAAAATGTTAAACGCGGCCGGATCAGTGAATGTGCCAAGGCTCTCAAGGGCTGCAAATATATCGAAGGGAAAAGGCCGTGGAGTGTTCCATGCGATATCGCCTTCCCCAGCGCCACCCAGAATGAAATTGACGAAAAAGACGCACAAACTCTGGTCAAGAACGGTTGTTTAGCCATCGGCGAAGGTGCAAACATGCCGACAGTACCGGATGGCGTTAAAGTATTCCAGAAAGCCAAAATCCTGTATGCTCCCGGCAAGGCCGCCAATGCCGGCGGTGTTTCAACATCCGGACTCGAGATGAGCCAGAACAGCATCAGAAGCGCCTGGACCCGCGAAGAAGTTGACCAGAAACTTCGCCAGATCAAGATAAATATTCACGAGAGCTGCGTAAAGTACGGTAAACAGAAAGACGGCTATATCAATTATGTAGACGGTGCCAATATCGCAGGTTTTGTGAAGGTGGCGGATGCCATGCTTGACCAGGGAGTCGTGTAA
- a CDS encoding DUF128 domain-containing protein encodes MNEKIEKKELAILRLLEKSDSPLTSSRLTESLKTMGFEVSERTTRHYCKELDSRGLTENLGKRGRKITEFGRNELGSARVFDKVGFLSGRIDQLTYRMSFDLARKSGTVIANISIVDADLLHRLVGQIQRVYASGYGLGRMMALFGPGERPGGIEVPPGMIGMATVCSITLNGVLLAQGVPAHSKFGGLLEIRGGKPARFVEIIKYEGTSLDPLEIFIKGGMTNVLGAIESGNGRIGVGFRELPADSRAHVLKLNGKLEKAGLGGFMLIGWPGQPLLEVPVNEGRIGAIVIGGLNPAATLEETGVKVGSRALAGMIEYERFFNFTEMDDRINKLRESVGRRAEA; translated from the coding sequence ATGAACGAAAAAATTGAAAAGAAGGAACTGGCTATCTTGCGTCTGTTGGAAAAATCGGATTCTCCCTTGACCAGTTCAAGGTTGACGGAGAGCCTCAAGACCATGGGATTTGAAGTCAGCGAGAGGACGACCCGGCATTATTGCAAGGAACTGGACAGCAGGGGGCTTACAGAAAATTTAGGCAAACGGGGCAGGAAGATCACCGAATTCGGCCGGAATGAGCTGGGTTCCGCCAGGGTTTTTGACAAGGTAGGTTTTCTTTCGGGTCGGATAGACCAATTGACCTACAGAATGAGTTTTGATCTGGCCAGAAAGAGCGGGACGGTCATTGCTAATATCAGTATCGTTGATGCTGATCTGTTGCACAGGTTGGTCGGACAGATCCAGCGAGTGTATGCAAGCGGTTATGGATTGGGCAGGATGATGGCCCTGTTCGGGCCGGGGGAGCGACCGGGAGGGATTGAGGTTCCGCCGGGGATGATCGGGATGGCGACGGTCTGTTCCATTACTTTGAACGGGGTTTTGCTGGCGCAGGGCGTGCCGGCCCATTCGAAATTTGGCGGACTCCTTGAAATACGTGGCGGTAAGCCGGCAAGATTCGTGGAGATCATCAAATATGAAGGAACCAGTCTTGACCCCCTGGAGATTTTTATCAAGGGCGGGATGACCAATGTGCTGGGGGCGATCGAGAGCGGCAACGGCCGGATCGGCGTGGGTTTTCGTGAGCTTCCGGCCGACAGTCGCGCTCATGTGCTTAAGCTCAACGGCAAACTGGAAAAGGCTGGTCTTGGTGGTTTTATGCTGATCGGTTGGCCGGGGCAACCGTTGCTGGAGGTGCCGGTCAATGAAGGCCGGATCGGGGCGATCGTTATCGGTGGGCTTAATCCGGCCGCGACCTTGGAGGAGACCGGGGTAAAGGTCGGTTCCCGAGCCCTGGCCGGGATGATAGAGTATGAGAGGTTTTTCAATTTTACCGAAATGGACGACCGGATCAATAAATTGCGGGAGTCTGTAGGCAGGAGAGCGGAAGCCTGA
- a CDS encoding FMN-binding protein, with amino-acid sequence MKDILTIVFRLTVTCLVAGVIMGGGFVLTNKAKQDNEHKNEQRVMLSLLGYSKSNPAPQAMALHEIYRYVVSEGENLSVAYLLPANNGFTFVNIGLDGRFLSRHPVAISEEQVLKGGDRDTAIIAALGPGKSIRFADQTIVVTNGGKRQAYLLPGEFTGFKTFIKVILAVDQDFAVMGLEIMEHEEDPGLGGEIVQDYFKGQFTGKDFATIKKIKVAKLPLPDEYQQALEADKNGLNEAEVARIRALYSDKDIYALTGATISSRSVTNGVKGIVKKFAYRMSVLDRVLDKQQIAVPF; translated from the coding sequence ATGAAAGATATTCTCACCATAGTTTTCCGGCTGACCGTCACCTGTCTGGTCGCCGGGGTGATCATGGGTGGCGGTTTTGTGCTGACCAATAAGGCCAAGCAGGATAACGAGCATAAAAATGAGCAGCGGGTGATGCTCAGCCTTCTTGGTTATTCAAAAAGCAATCCGGCCCCGCAGGCCATGGCGCTTCACGAGATCTATCGTTATGTGGTATCCGAAGGCGAGAATCTGTCGGTGGCATATCTGCTGCCGGCGAATAATGGTTTTACCTTTGTCAACATTGGTCTGGACGGTAGATTCCTGAGCCGGCATCCGGTGGCCATTTCCGAAGAGCAGGTGCTCAAGGGCGGTGACCGTGATACCGCTATTATAGCGGCGCTCGGCCCCGGCAAGTCGATCCGTTTTGCCGATCAGACTATTGTGGTGACCAACGGCGGCAAGCGGCAGGCCTACCTGCTGCCCGGTGAGTTTACCGGTTTCAAGACCTTCATCAAGGTGATTCTGGCCGTCGATCAGGATTTTGCCGTTATGGGTCTTGAGATCATGGAGCACGAAGAGGATCCCGGTCTTGGCGGCGAGATAGTCCAGGATTATTTCAAGGGCCAGTTCACCGGCAAAGACTTCGCGACCATCAAGAAGATCAAGGTGGCGAAGCTACCTCTACCGGATGAGTATCAGCAGGCTCTTGAGGCTGACAAGAACGGCTTAAACGAGGCAGAGGTCGCCAGGATCAGGGCCCTTTACAGTGACAAGGATATCTACGCCCTGACCGGCGCCACCATCTCCAGCCGGTCGGTGACCAACGGCGTCAAAGGCATCGTTAAAAAATTCGCTTACCGGATGTCGGTCCTTGACCGGGTTCTCGACAAACAGCAGATAGCGGTCCCCTTTTGA
- the glnA gene encoding type I glutamate--ammonia ligase: MTKNDILKIVKEQNVKIIRLQFVDVLGHMKNIALPISQIEKALDGKMMFDGSSIDGFARIEESDMYLSPDYDTFVLLPWRNKEGKAAARIICDIHKTDGTPFEGCPRVNLKRVLAEAKKMGYTMNVGTEAEFFLFNRNPDGTSSTVTNDVAGYFSVDPEDTGIDCRREIIETLEIMGFEIEASHHEVAEGQHEVNFKYADALTCADNTITFKWVVKTIARKYNLHATFMPKPVFGINGSGMHTNQSLFDLKGNNAFFDPKGKLQLSKTAYQYIAGLSKHARGFAAITNPLVNSYKRLVPGYEAPVYIAWSASNRSSLIRIPASRGMGTRLELRCPDPACNPYLAFAMMLNSGLDGIKNNLTPPPSTDVNIYHMTTNQMRRANIKSLPASLLEALDELKKNKLTRATLGDHIFEKYVISKEKEWDSFRISVTDWELKNYLNIY, from the coding sequence ATGACCAAAAACGACATCCTTAAAATCGTTAAAGAGCAGAACGTCAAGATTATCAGGCTGCAGTTCGTCGATGTCCTGGGCCACATGAAAAACATCGCCCTCCCGATCAGTCAGATAGAAAAAGCCCTGGACGGCAAAATGATGTTCGATGGTTCGTCCATCGACGGTTTCGCCAGAATCGAAGAATCCGATATGTACCTGTCCCCCGACTATGACACTTTTGTATTACTCCCTTGGAGGAACAAAGAAGGCAAAGCCGCCGCCCGGATTATCTGTGATATCCACAAAACCGATGGCACCCCCTTTGAAGGCTGTCCGAGGGTGAACCTGAAAAGGGTCCTGGCCGAAGCCAAAAAAATGGGTTACACCATGAATGTCGGCACCGAGGCCGAATTCTTTCTCTTCAACCGCAATCCGGACGGCACCTCCAGCACGGTCACTAACGATGTCGCCGGGTACTTCAGTGTCGACCCGGAAGACACCGGCATCGACTGCCGCCGCGAGATCATCGAGACCCTGGAGATCATGGGCTTCGAGATTGAGGCCTCCCATCACGAGGTTGCTGAAGGCCAGCACGAGGTCAACTTCAAGTATGCCGATGCCCTGACCTGCGCCGACAACACCATTACCTTTAAATGGGTCGTCAAAACCATCGCCAGAAAATACAACCTGCACGCGACCTTCATGCCCAAACCGGTTTTCGGTATCAATGGTTCCGGCATGCACACCAACCAGTCCCTGTTCGATCTCAAAGGCAACAACGCTTTCTTCGATCCCAAAGGCAAACTTCAGCTCAGCAAAACCGCCTACCAGTACATCGCCGGCCTGAGCAAACATGCTCGTGGCTTTGCGGCGATTACCAACCCGCTGGTCAACTCCTACAAGCGGCTGGTTCCCGGCTACGAAGCTCCGGTTTACATAGCCTGGTCCGCCTCCAACCGGAGTTCCCTGATAAGGATCCCCGCCTCCCGCGGCATGGGAACCAGACTCGAACTCCGCTGCCCGGATCCTGCCTGCAACCCTTACCTCGCTTTTGCCATGATGCTGAACTCCGGTCTCGACGGGATCAAGAACAACCTGACCCCGCCTCCCTCGACTGATGTCAATATTTACCACATGACCACCAACCAGATGCGACGCGCCAACATCAAGAGCTTGCCGGCGTCCCTGCTTGAAGCCTTGGACGAACTCAAGAAAAACAAACTCACCAGGGCAACCCTCGGAGATCATATTTTTGAGAAGTATGTGATCAGCAAAGAGAAAGAATGGGATTCTTTCCGGATTTCCGTAACCGACTGGGAGCTCAAAAACTACCTGAACATCTACTAA
- the rsxC gene encoding electron transport complex subunit RsxC, whose product MESLLTFPKGGVHPPEAKELTADLPVEEMVVSAELEIILGQHIGAPCTPTVLLKDHVAEGAMIGEVVKGLGVPLHAPAAGTIKSFGMSAHPMRVSAPSITIKTDPDAFPRQYEKSDWQPLSAEELLKKVHGAGIVGVGGAGFPTHVKLNPPPNNPVDTLILNGAECEPYITADYRQMLEAGAEIVEGAKIILKILGIKKCLIGIENNKPEAIKRMTAAAAAAATTEYQISVQTLQVKYPQGSEKQLIQTLTGRKVPAFALPSAVGVVVHNVSTTKAIYDAIVLGKPLYEKIVTISGKGIKRPANLRVKVGTRISDIVDYLGGVTPELSKIIMGGPMMGFAVSSLDIPVTKTTSSILFLSEEEIDTSPHSQCIRCGWCLEACPMGLEPKEIAIHVEAGRPEGTGQFGVFECFECGCCAYVCPAKRPLVQFIRLAKMKAKH is encoded by the coding sequence ATGGAATCTTTACTGACATTTCCCAAAGGCGGGGTGCATCCGCCGGAAGCAAAAGAACTGACTGCCGATCTCCCGGTTGAGGAGATGGTTGTTTCTGCTGAACTGGAGATCATCCTCGGTCAGCATATCGGTGCTCCCTGCACTCCGACTGTTCTGCTCAAGGATCACGTTGCAGAAGGCGCCATGATCGGTGAGGTGGTCAAGGGTCTTGGTGTCCCGCTGCATGCGCCGGCTGCCGGCACCATCAAGTCTTTTGGAATGTCCGCACATCCCATGCGGGTCAGCGCTCCATCCATTACCATTAAAACAGACCCGGATGCTTTTCCCCGCCAATACGAAAAAAGCGACTGGCAACCTTTAAGCGCTGAAGAGTTGCTCAAAAAAGTCCATGGTGCCGGCATCGTCGGGGTTGGTGGAGCCGGTTTTCCGACCCATGTCAAACTGAATCCTCCGCCGAATAATCCGGTTGATACCCTGATCTTAAACGGCGCTGAATGTGAGCCCTATATCACGGCCGATTACCGGCAGATGCTTGAAGCCGGGGCCGAGATCGTTGAGGGCGCCAAGATAATCCTGAAAATCCTTGGCATCAAAAAATGCCTGATCGGGATCGAGAACAACAAGCCGGAAGCGATCAAGAGAATGACTGCGGCGGCTGCGGCGGCTGCGACCACTGAATATCAGATATCTGTCCAGACCCTGCAGGTCAAGTATCCGCAAGGCTCCGAGAAACAGCTGATCCAGACCCTGACCGGCCGCAAGGTCCCGGCTTTCGCCCTGCCTTCGGCGGTCGGAGTGGTGGTCCACAACGTCAGCACCACCAAGGCCATCTATGACGCGATCGTACTCGGCAAACCCCTTTACGAAAAAATCGTCACCATCTCCGGCAAGGGCATCAAGCGGCCGGCCAATCTAAGGGTGAAGGTCGGGACCAGGATCAGCGATATCGTTGATTATCTCGGCGGAGTCACCCCTGAACTTTCCAAGATCATCATGGGCGGCCCGATGATGGGTTTCGCCGTATCGTCCCTTGATATTCCGGTTACCAAGACTACTTCATCAATCCTGTTCCTCAGCGAGGAAGAGATCGATACCAGTCCGCATTCCCAGTGCATTCGCTGCGGTTGGTGCCTGGAGGCTTGCCCGATGGGGCTTGAGCCCAAGGAAATAGCCATTCATGTCGAAGCCGGCAGGCCCGAGGGTACCGGCCAGTTCGGGGTTTTTGAGTGTTTCGAGTGTGGTTGCTGCGCCTATGTCTGCCCGGCCAAACGGCCGCTGGTGCAGTTTATCCGGCTGGCTAAAATGAAAGCGAAGCACTAA
- a CDS encoding PEP/pyruvate-binding domain-containing protein, giving the protein MVTITKELLFSSGIEALDEILQGILPGDNVVWQVDAIEDQLPFVHSFCRCVHLDGKKLVYFRFASHGPLVPEEFKAEVHTLNPKAGFEQFITKILNVINESGKGACYVFDCLSTLAVDWYSDRVLGNFFKLACPYLYSAQTVAYFALLRNSHTPHSINAIHSTAQIVLDLYRIKEKDYILPLKVKGRHTPTMYMFHALERGNLNPVTSSTTVSEILANIPQAWIDSSLAHHDTWTEILNEAQAACATHDKRNSTKHKAIRKQLIKMMITRDKTVSQLCEDHFELSDLVSIGKRMIGTGFIGGKSTGMLLARAILKKNDPKWEERLEVHDSFFIGSDVFYSFVINNKCWWERHQMKMSDAPYADAEKIREKLLRGKFPRDIVAQFKEILNYFGQSPLIVRSSSLLEDAYGNAFSGKYKSIFCVNQGTPSERLEQFKDAVRVVYASSMSRDVLTYRSHRGLWNRYEEMGLLVQRVSGDFYGNFYLPQLAGVGYSFNPFVWDPEIDPSEGVLRLVFGLGTRAVDRHDDDYTRIVALNAPLKRPEVSKDDVHRYSQHTVDVLNLKNNTIESTGFETVAKSTPGLPLELFAVRDNEMENRARKYNIQNVFSWMLTFKNVFTKTALIDDMRDMLSTIARAYEYPVDIEFAVNFSSDNSYRINLLQCRPFQVKIETGAAKLPKNIKGIDTFLKSSGPIIGQAVARKIDRIVYIIPAKYSRLTTSERFSVARLIGDLTNELPGGKNTMMVGPGRWGSKMPELGIPVSFSDIRNTSVLCELVTMHENLTPDISLGTHFFNDIVEMGIVYMGIYPNDDRYTFNEKLLLQGSNLLSKVYKKADRIAEAIHVVDIDDAVTTVFVHANTVNQEGIVFQTNHSKT; this is encoded by the coding sequence ATGGTTACAATTACAAAAGAACTGCTTTTCAGTTCCGGAATCGAGGCTCTTGACGAGATCCTGCAGGGGATACTCCCTGGTGACAATGTTGTCTGGCAGGTTGATGCCATCGAGGATCAGCTTCCATTCGTACACTCGTTCTGCAGATGCGTCCATCTCGACGGGAAAAAACTGGTGTATTTCAGATTCGCATCCCATGGTCCGCTCGTGCCGGAGGAATTTAAAGCTGAAGTGCACACCCTGAATCCCAAGGCCGGGTTCGAACAATTCATCACTAAAATCCTGAACGTAATCAACGAGAGTGGCAAGGGCGCCTGCTACGTGTTTGACTGCCTGTCTACGCTGGCAGTGGATTGGTACAGCGACCGGGTTCTTGGTAATTTTTTCAAACTGGCCTGTCCCTATCTGTACTCGGCACAAACGGTTGCATACTTCGCATTGTTGCGAAATTCACACACGCCTCACTCAATCAATGCTATCCACTCAACGGCCCAAATCGTCCTCGACTTGTACAGAATTAAAGAAAAAGACTACATCCTGCCCTTGAAAGTAAAGGGGCGCCATACACCCACCATGTATATGTTTCATGCCCTGGAGAGAGGCAATCTCAACCCGGTTACCAGTAGTACCACAGTTTCTGAAATACTGGCCAATATACCACAAGCATGGATTGACAGCAGCCTGGCTCATCACGACACCTGGACAGAGATTCTGAATGAGGCACAGGCGGCGTGCGCAACGCATGACAAACGAAATTCTACAAAACACAAGGCTATCCGTAAACAACTGATAAAAATGATGATCACTCGCGACAAGACAGTCTCACAACTGTGCGAGGATCATTTTGAACTTTCCGATCTTGTATCCATCGGCAAACGCATGATCGGCACCGGCTTCATTGGTGGGAAATCGACCGGAATGCTTCTGGCCCGGGCTATCCTGAAAAAAAACGACCCAAAATGGGAGGAACGCCTGGAGGTTCACGACTCTTTTTTTATCGGCTCCGACGTCTTCTATTCATTTGTGATCAATAACAAATGCTGGTGGGAACGACACCAGATGAAAATGTCAGATGCCCCTTATGCTGACGCTGAAAAAATCAGGGAGAAACTCCTGCGCGGAAAATTCCCGAGGGATATAGTCGCCCAGTTCAAGGAAATACTGAACTATTTTGGCCAATCACCATTAATTGTGCGTTCCAGCAGCCTACTGGAAGATGCGTATGGCAATGCGTTTTCCGGTAAATACAAAAGCATTTTCTGTGTAAACCAGGGAACCCCTAGTGAACGACTGGAACAGTTCAAGGATGCAGTGCGCGTGGTCTACGCAAGTTCGATGAGCCGTGATGTCCTGACCTACCGCTCGCACCGGGGACTGTGGAACCGATACGAGGAAATGGGCCTGCTGGTGCAGAGAGTGTCCGGCGATTTCTATGGCAACTTCTACCTGCCGCAGCTCGCCGGAGTAGGTTACTCATTCAACCCCTTTGTCTGGGACCCGGAGATTGATCCATCAGAAGGGGTTCTGCGACTGGTCTTTGGCCTGGGCACCCGTGCCGTGGACAGGCATGATGACGATTACACCCGGATTGTGGCGCTCAATGCCCCTCTGAAACGTCCGGAAGTCAGCAAGGATGATGTCCACAGGTACAGCCAGCATACTGTTGATGTTCTTAACCTGAAAAACAACACCATCGAGAGCACAGGATTTGAAACCGTTGCCAAATCAACCCCCGGACTTCCCCTTGAACTCTTTGCGGTGCGTGATAACGAAATGGAAAATCGGGCCCGGAAATACAATATTCAAAACGTGTTTTCCTGGATGCTGACCTTCAAAAATGTCTTCACCAAGACAGCTTTGATTGACGACATGAGGGATATGCTCAGCACTATTGCCAGGGCCTATGAATATCCGGTTGATATAGAGTTCGCCGTAAACTTCTCCAGTGATAATTCCTACCGGATCAACCTTCTGCAGTGCAGGCCATTTCAGGTCAAGATAGAAACAGGAGCTGCGAAACTCCCTAAAAACATTAAGGGAATAGATACTTTTCTCAAGAGCTCGGGACCAATCATAGGGCAGGCAGTTGCCAGGAAAATTGACCGAATCGTCTACATTATACCGGCAAAATACAGCAGACTGACGACTTCAGAACGTTTTTCGGTGGCCAGGCTGATCGGTGATTTAACCAACGAACTTCCTGGCGGCAAAAACACCATGATGGTCGGACCGGGACGCTGGGGCAGCAAAATGCCGGAGCTGGGTATTCCCGTTTCCTTCAGTGACATCAGAAACACCTCGGTTCTCTGTGAACTTGTCACCATGCATGAAAACCTGACTCCCGACATTTCTCTCGGCACCCATTTTTTTAATGACATTGTCGAAATGGGAATTGTCTATATGGGTATCTATCCGAATGATGACAGATACACATTTAATGAAAAACTGCTTCTGCAGGGATCTAATCTCCTGTCAAAAGTGTATAAAAAAGCAGACCGTATTGCCGAGGCAATTCATGTTGTAGATATTGATGATGCCGTAACAACGGTATTTGTCCACGCAAATACCGTCAACCAGGAGGGCATTGTTTTCCAGACAAACCATTCAAAAACCTGA